One genomic segment of Terriglobia bacterium includes these proteins:
- a CDS encoding AsmA family protein, with protein sequence MVKKWWIVLVVAVVVVGAILAAPFLINVNVYRGVIEAQLNKAINRKVTLNDLRLSLFPVAIETKDVRISDDPAFRSDDFVTIESFRLHLDLWPLLRRHIQVNSLEMTAPVVWMAKNSRGEWNFSTLGKAEVTAPPPTAASMGGPATPANLNSFDISNLSVKNGRVVILDQSRPGETESYDVLELTARNISARSAFPFSLTVSDTKEKEPVHLEGEAGPLNLNNMANSPAKGTIEAKTLHSGKIELENLKGQFMFSQGTLKVDPLDFDIYSGHESGAMTVNLLQARPSLELTSHLNKIDANRFLSSNSSAKNMFYGLVSGDLTMRLSGENEAEVLRGLVGKAGLEVQEGKLAHVSIGHQVALLAKLAGVNFAEGETPINKLTGHFEIADNWARTSDLQIEIPDLSLLCQGGFNFESDMKFDVLATFSPGASQKIQSQNPIGGLLSALLLDQNKQALVPFQVTGTFQTPHFKLDTQRLLSLKTGKTNSPSNIESTIQSIQGLFKKKKK encoded by the coding sequence ATGGTCAAAAAATGGTGGATCGTTCTGGTGGTGGCCGTCGTCGTGGTGGGGGCCATTCTGGCCGCGCCCTTCCTGATCAATGTGAATGTCTACCGGGGCGTGATCGAGGCCCAGTTGAACAAGGCAATCAACCGCAAGGTCACCCTGAACGACTTAAGGCTGTCCCTTTTTCCGGTCGCCATTGAAACCAAGGATGTTCGTATTAGTGACGACCCTGCTTTCCGGAGTGATGATTTTGTCACGATTGAAAGCTTCCGGCTGCACCTCGATTTGTGGCCACTCCTGCGACGCCATATCCAAGTCAATTCCCTCGAAATGACTGCGCCCGTCGTTTGGATGGCCAAGAATTCACGCGGGGAATGGAATTTCTCCACGCTGGGGAAAGCCGAGGTTACGGCTCCTCCCCCAACGGCGGCGAGCATGGGGGGTCCAGCCACCCCCGCCAATCTCAATTCCTTCGATATTTCGAATCTATCCGTGAAAAACGGAAGGGTGGTGATCCTCGATCAGTCCCGCCCAGGCGAGACGGAAAGTTATGATGTGCTTGAATTGACCGCCCGGAATATTTCAGCCCGCTCCGCGTTCCCATTCTCCTTGACCGTGAGCGACACCAAAGAAAAAGAGCCCGTTCATCTCGAGGGTGAAGCCGGCCCTCTCAACCTTAACAACATGGCGAATTCCCCCGCCAAGGGCACCATTGAGGCAAAAACCCTCCATTCCGGCAAAATCGAACTTGAGAATCTGAAAGGGCAGTTCATGTTTTCGCAAGGGACCTTGAAGGTCGACCCCTTGGATTTTGACATTTACTCCGGCCATGAAAGTGGGGCGATGACCGTCAACCTTCTTCAGGCCCGGCCTTCGCTCGAACTCACCAGCCATCTGAACAAAATTGATGCCAACCGGTTTCTCTCGAGCAACAGTTCGGCCAAGAACATGTTCTACGGCTTGGTGAGCGGCGATCTCACGATGCGGTTGAGCGGCGAGAATGAAGCGGAGGTGCTGCGTGGGCTGGTTGGAAAAGCGGGTCTGGAGGTGCAGGAGGGGAAACTGGCCCATGTCAGCATCGGTCACCAGGTGGCTCTCCTGGCGAAACTGGCGGGTGTTAACTTTGCGGAGGGAGAGACTCCGATCAATAAATTGACCGGCCATTTCGAGATTGCGGACAACTGGGCACGAACCAGCGACCTTCAGATTGAGATTCCCGACCTCAGCCTGTTGTGTCAGGGAGGGTTCAACTTTGAGAGTGACATGAAGTTCGACGTTCTGGCAACTTTTTCACCCGGGGCCAGTCAGAAGATACAGTCTCAAAATCCTATCGGCGGCTTGTTGTCCGCTCTTTTGCTGGACCAGAACAAGCAGGCTTTGGTCCCTTTTCAGGTGACCGGCACGTTTCAAACTCCGCATTTCAAGCTGGACACCCAAAGACTCCTCTCGTTGAAGACCGGCAAGACCAACAGCCCGTCCAACATCGAGAGTACCATCCAGTCCATCCAGGGTCTGTTCAAGAAGAAGAAAAAATGA
- a CDS encoding bifunctional DNA-formamidopyrimidine glycosylase/DNA-(apurinic or apyrimidinic site) lyase (Involved in base excision repair of DNA damaged by oxidation or by mutagenic agents. Acts as DNA glycosylase that recognizes and removes damaged bases) — translation MPELPEAETIVRGLRSHILNSRIRSIEFPQARYFRPQLEEPTERYLASRISDIFRHGKSVILQLETRHGEERFLVIRLGMTGQLLLGNEPDRHTHAIFWLDPPGLRLCFRDSRQFGRMLFVKDWRPIFRSQKTRVLRQRGVASYSAERSDEPDRPTPLLPASDPLKISAGEFLAIFWKRRGMIKAALLNQHLLVGVGNIYADESLFAARIHPRQRIHRLPKQRLLKYFTVLVKTLNKAIDLGGSSISDFVGATNILGEFQLTHRAYGRTGEKCLRRGCSGIIQHTVVSSRSTHYCPQCQRRI, via the coding sequence ATGCCGGAACTACCCGAGGCGGAAACTATCGTACGCGGTTTGCGCTCCCATATCTTGAACTCCAGGATTCGTTCGATTGAATTCCCGCAGGCCCGGTATTTCCGGCCACAACTGGAGGAACCGACCGAGCGATATCTGGCATCCCGGATCAGCGATATCTTCCGTCACGGAAAGTCGGTCATCCTTCAGTTGGAGACTCGCCACGGAGAAGAGCGGTTCCTGGTCATCCGCCTGGGGATGACGGGCCAACTGCTCCTCGGAAATGAACCTGATCGCCACACGCATGCGATTTTTTGGCTCGATCCTCCCGGACTGCGATTATGCTTTCGCGATTCCCGGCAGTTCGGCAGGATGCTGTTCGTCAAGGACTGGCGGCCCATTTTTCGATCCCAGAAAACAAGGGTCCTTCGCCAGCGGGGAGTGGCGTCCTACAGTGCGGAACGATCCGACGAGCCGGATCGACCGACTCCCCTCCTCCCAGCGTCCGACCCGTTGAAAATCTCTGCCGGAGAGTTCCTTGCAATCTTTTGGAAACGCCGCGGGATGATTAAGGCCGCGCTGCTGAACCAGCACCTGTTGGTGGGGGTGGGCAACATCTACGCCGACGAAAGCTTGTTCGCGGCACGCATTCATCCCAGGCAGAGAATACATCGGCTCCCGAAGCAGCGCCTACTCAAGTATTTCACGGTGCTTGTTAAGACCCTGAATAAAGCGATTGACCTCGGAGGCTCATCAATCTCCGATTTTGTGGGGGCCACCAATATTCTGGGGGAATTTCAGTTGACACACCGGGCATACGGTCGTACGGGAGAAAAATGTTTACGGCGGGGCTGTTCCGGGATCATCCAACACACCGTGGTCTCCAGCCGCAGCACCCATTATTGCCCGCAGTGCCAGCGACGCATTTGA
- a CDS encoding TlpA family protein disulfide reductase has product MKQVKIFILGIVVILVGFGWYFSQKHVSQDEPAEVGKSAPDFTLKNAAGQSVRLSDYRGKFVVLNFWGTWCPPCVEEAPFLEQLNQRFVATTPQRITVLTVSVDSDWDPVNKFSQEHNLSFPILLDTHQSVPHQYGTFKYPETYIIDPSGIVRGKIIGAYNWMAPEALQYFDSLLRS; this is encoded by the coding sequence ATGAAGCAGGTTAAAATTTTCATCCTGGGCATTGTCGTCATCCTGGTGGGGTTCGGGTGGTATTTTTCCCAAAAGCATGTATCGCAAGACGAGCCCGCTGAAGTGGGGAAGTCAGCTCCCGACTTCACGTTGAAGAATGCCGCTGGTCAGAGCGTGCGCCTTTCTGACTATCGCGGCAAGTTCGTTGTGTTGAATTTCTGGGGAACGTGGTGTCCTCCGTGTGTGGAGGAAGCCCCTTTTTTGGAGCAGTTGAACCAGCGCTTTGTGGCAACCACCCCCCAGAGGATTACGGTTCTCACGGTAAGTGTCGATTCGGATTGGGACCCGGTCAACAAGTTTTCGCAGGAGCACAACCTTTCCTTCCCCATCCTGCTCGACACTCACCAGTCGGTCCCTCACCAGTATGGGACTTTTAAATATCCGGAGACGTATATTATTGATCCTTCGGGCATCGTACGTGGTAAGATCATAGGCGCTTATAACTGGATGGCTCCCGAAGCCCTGCAATATTTCGATTCTCTGTTGCGTTCCTAG
- the cysS gene encoding cysteine--tRNA ligase, translated as MLKLTDTLTGKLQEFQPLEGNHVRMYACGPTVYDFAHIGNFRTYVYEDILRRWLKFRGYQLTHVMNITDVDDKTIRDSKAKEPAELRAYTDRYTRCFFEDCMALSIERPDKVVNATDHIPDMVQLIQKLVESGHAYEKDGSYYFKISTYPRYGQLAKLDFDGMKMGASVDVDEYEKEDVRDFALWKAPKDGEPYWETPIGKGRPGWHIECSAMSMRYLGATFDIHCGAVDNIFPHHENEIAQSESATGKPFVRLWLHGEHLMVNGEKMSKSKGNFFTLRDLLGKGDSPRAIRYTLSSVPYRKHLNFTSESVEQSQRAIERLEEFLLRFETETFPEGVNERVEEACRTARDKYAAGLDDDLNTAGALGAVFEFVRQGNTALGEGSLGKGNVASIRALFDDFQAIFPVLKDPTRQILDSQIEGLIAERNQARRERNFKKADEIRDQLLAQGIILEDTRAGLRWKRKE; from the coding sequence ATGCTCAAATTGACGGATACCTTAACCGGGAAGCTTCAAGAATTCCAGCCTTTGGAAGGAAACCACGTCCGCATGTACGCCTGCGGCCCGACTGTTTACGATTTTGCCCATATCGGCAACTTCCGAACTTATGTGTACGAAGACATCCTGCGCCGGTGGCTGAAATTTAGAGGCTACCAACTCACCCACGTCATGAACATCACGGACGTCGATGATAAGACGATCCGGGATTCGAAGGCGAAGGAGCCGGCCGAGCTTCGAGCTTATACGGACCGCTATACCCGCTGCTTCTTCGAGGATTGCATGGCCCTTTCCATCGAACGTCCCGATAAGGTGGTGAATGCCACGGACCATATCCCCGACATGGTCCAACTCATCCAAAAGCTGGTTGAAAGCGGTCATGCGTATGAGAAAGACGGTTCATATTACTTTAAGATCTCCACCTACCCCCGGTATGGTCAGCTCGCCAAACTTGACTTCGACGGCATGAAGATGGGGGCCAGTGTGGATGTCGATGAGTATGAGAAGGAGGACGTTCGGGATTTTGCGCTCTGGAAGGCCCCCAAGGATGGTGAACCCTATTGGGAGACGCCCATCGGGAAGGGGCGTCCCGGATGGCATATTGAGTGCTCGGCCATGTCCATGCGCTATCTAGGGGCCACGTTCGACATCCACTGTGGTGCTGTGGACAACATATTTCCACACCACGAAAACGAGATCGCCCAGAGCGAGTCCGCCACCGGGAAACCGTTCGTCCGATTGTGGCTGCACGGGGAGCATTTGATGGTGAACGGTGAGAAGATGTCGAAGTCCAAGGGAAATTTTTTTACGTTGCGGGATTTGCTCGGCAAGGGAGACTCCCCGCGGGCCATCCGCTACACCCTCTCCTCGGTCCCATACCGGAAGCATCTCAACTTTACATCGGAGTCGGTCGAGCAGTCCCAGAGGGCGATCGAGCGGCTGGAAGAGTTCTTGCTGCGCTTTGAAACGGAAACGTTTCCTGAAGGCGTCAATGAGCGCGTGGAGGAAGCCTGCCGCACGGCACGCGACAAGTATGCGGCCGGACTGGATGACGATTTGAACACCGCCGGGGCGCTCGGGGCGGTGTTTGAATTCGTCCGTCAGGGCAATACCGCCCTGGGGGAGGGAAGCCTCGGGAAGGGGAATGTGGCCTCCATTCGTGCCTTGTTCGATGACTTCCAGGCCATTTTCCCTGTCCTGAAGGATCCCACCCGCCAGATTCTCGACTCCCAGATTGAAGGATTGATTGCCGAAAGAAACCAGGCGCGCCGCGAGCGGAATTTCAAAAAGGCCGATGAAATCCGCGATCAATTGCTTGCGCAGGGGATCATTCTGGAAGATACTAGAGCGGGTTTAAGATGGAAGCGAAAAGAATAG
- a CDS encoding acetyl ornithine aminotransferase family protein, with protein sequence MATKSLLPRIKTRLPGPKAKKVLVGDRRFVSPSYTRPYPLVMRRGRGALVEDVDGNTFLDFSAGIAVCSTGHAHPEVVAAIQKQAADFIHMSGTDFYYPQMVELARKLADSVPGKAPRKVYFGNSGAEAIEAAMKVARFHTKRDKFIAFYGAFHGRTFGALSLTASKVTQRRGFSPLVPGVTHVPYGYCYRCPYNLTPQTCSIDCGTFLRDVVFKTTVPPEEVAAIFVEPILGEGGYVIPPVEFLQELKSICEDYGILFVADEVQSGMGRTGKMWAIDHFGIEPDILCTAKGLASGMPIGVMIARADLMNWPPGAHASTFGGNPVSCAAALATIKLLEEQYTENAARIGKYILEKISDWPRTHPLVGEVRGLGLMIAIELVRDKITRVKAHEERDQVLHEAFKRGLLILGCGENVVRLMPPLLINQRQADIAVEILEEVLTRTERR encoded by the coding sequence ATGGCGACAAAGAGTTTACTTCCCCGGATCAAAACCAGACTCCCGGGCCCCAAGGCGAAAAAAGTCCTTGTGGGAGACCGGAGGTTCGTGTCTCCCTCGTATACACGCCCTTATCCGCTGGTCATGAGGCGTGGTCGCGGCGCCCTGGTGGAGGATGTGGATGGCAACACGTTCCTCGATTTCAGCGCTGGAATCGCGGTCTGTTCAACCGGGCATGCGCATCCTGAGGTTGTGGCCGCGATTCAGAAGCAAGCGGCGGATTTCATCCATATGTCCGGAACTGACTTCTATTACCCCCAGATGGTGGAGTTAGCCCGGAAGCTTGCGGATTCCGTCCCCGGAAAAGCGCCTCGAAAGGTTTACTTCGGGAACTCCGGTGCGGAAGCCATTGAAGCGGCCATGAAGGTGGCCCGTTTTCATACCAAGCGCGACAAGTTCATCGCCTTCTACGGCGCCTTCCACGGCCGCACTTTCGGCGCCTTGTCGCTCACGGCCAGCAAGGTCACGCAGCGCCGGGGTTTCAGCCCACTGGTTCCGGGTGTGACGCATGTTCCCTACGGTTATTGTTACCGCTGTCCCTATAATCTCACGCCGCAAACCTGTTCCATCGATTGCGGAACGTTTCTCCGCGATGTCGTCTTTAAGACCACCGTGCCGCCGGAGGAGGTTGCTGCCATTTTTGTGGAACCGATCCTCGGCGAAGGGGGTTACGTCATTCCCCCGGTCGAGTTTCTCCAGGAGTTGAAATCCATTTGTGAGGACTACGGCATCCTCTTCGTGGCGGATGAGGTGCAAAGTGGGATGGGACGCACCGGCAAGATGTGGGCCATTGACCATTTTGGAATTGAGCCGGACATCCTGTGCACGGCCAAGGGGCTTGCCTCGGGCATGCCCATCGGCGTCATGATCGCCCGGGCTGACCTGATGAACTGGCCCCCGGGCGCTCACGCGTCAACCTTCGGAGGAAATCCTGTCTCCTGTGCTGCAGCGCTGGCCACCATCAAATTGTTGGAAGAGCAGTACACGGAAAATGCGGCGCGAATTGGAAAGTACATTCTGGAAAAGATCTCCGATTGGCCCAGAACTCATCCGCTGGTCGGCGAGGTGCGGGGATTGGGGCTTATGATTGCCATCGAACTGGTGCGCGACAAGATTACTCGCGTCAAGGCGCATGAGGAACGCGATCAGGTGCTCCATGAGGCCTTCAAACGCGGGCTGCTGATCCTCGGGTGTGGGGAGAACGTGGTCCGCCTCATGCCTCCACTCTTGATCAATCAGCGCCAAGCGGATATCGCCGTCGAAATTCTTGAAGAGGTCCTTACCCGCACGGAACGGCGTTGA
- a CDS encoding YraN family protein, with translation MSTAWQRLLKSLTEYWSSVRAGFFRVDSPFPTDPHSPLALGRRGERAAFIFLQHQGYMIVARNFRTNHGEIDLVAWDRGILCFVEVKTRTTTEHGRPEEAVTTFKQRQILNTSLDYLRQANLHSVDIRFDIVSVQFNPDGSPLCELTARAFGPRMN, from the coding sequence ATGTCCACGGCTTGGCAAAGGCTTCTGAAGAGTCTGACGGAGTACTGGAGTTCGGTGCGCGCCGGGTTTTTCCGGGTCGATTCTCCTTTTCCCACTGACCCGCACAGCCCGCTTGCCCTCGGCCGCCGCGGGGAACGGGCGGCCTTCATATTTCTGCAACATCAGGGGTACATGATCGTAGCTCGTAATTTCAGAACGAATCACGGGGAAATTGATTTGGTCGCTTGGGATCGTGGTATACTCTGCTTCGTTGAAGTGAAAACTCGGACCACAACTGAGCACGGACGGCCCGAAGAGGCTGTGACCACCTTCAAACAGAGGCAAATTCTGAACACCTCACTTGATTACCTGCGCCAAGCCAATTTGCACTCCGTGGACATCCGATTTGACATAGTTTCCGTTCAGTTCAATCCGGACGGGTCCCCGCTCTGTGAGCTGACGGCGCGGGCATTCGGACCTCGGATGAATTGA
- the galT gene encoding galactose-1-phosphate uridylyltransferase: protein MPEFRKDPVTGRWVIIATERAKRPTDFVREAVEMKGGDNCPFCPGNETKTPPEVLAYRANGTAPNSPGWRLRVVPNKFPVLGIEGELNKQGEGLFDKMNGIGAHEVIIETPTHDKTLATMTEKEIEDVFWSFRDRMLDLKKDRRFRYILIFKNHGAAAGASLEHTHSQLIALPIVPKRVREEVNGAKNYFELKERCVYCDIIRQEREHGVRIILENKDFVITSPYAPRFPFEAHILPKVHDSCFEEAQSYEYESLAKITKNMIARMEKVLERPAYNLMIHTSPFGEERNDFYHWHIEVMPKLTKVAGFEWGTGFYINPTPPEEAAKFLREAMV from the coding sequence ATGCCGGAATTTAGAAAGGATCCCGTAACAGGGCGATGGGTCATTATCGCCACCGAGCGCGCGAAGCGCCCCACCGACTTTGTCCGTGAAGCCGTGGAGATGAAGGGTGGAGACAACTGCCCGTTCTGCCCCGGGAACGAAACCAAAACCCCGCCGGAAGTCCTGGCTTACCGTGCGAATGGAACTGCACCCAACTCCCCCGGATGGAGACTCCGGGTCGTGCCCAACAAATTCCCGGTCCTTGGCATCGAGGGAGAACTCAACAAGCAGGGCGAAGGACTGTTCGACAAGATGAACGGCATCGGAGCACACGAGGTCATCATCGAGACCCCGACCCACGATAAAACCCTCGCGACCATGACGGAAAAGGAAATTGAGGATGTCTTCTGGTCTTTTCGCGATCGAATGCTGGACCTGAAAAAAGACCGCCGATTTCGCTATATCCTGATCTTCAAGAACCATGGGGCGGCGGCCGGCGCCTCGCTCGAACATACTCACTCCCAACTGATTGCCTTGCCGATTGTCCCCAAACGTGTGCGCGAGGAAGTCAACGGCGCGAAGAATTATTTTGAGCTCAAAGAACGATGTGTCTATTGCGACATTATCCGCCAGGAGCGCGAGCATGGGGTGCGAATCATCCTGGAGAATAAGGATTTCGTGATTACCTCTCCTTACGCCCCGCGCTTCCCGTTCGAGGCACATATCCTTCCCAAGGTCCACGATTCCTGCTTCGAGGAAGCGCAAAGCTATGAATACGAAAGCCTCGCGAAGATTACCAAGAACATGATCGCGCGAATGGAAAAGGTCCTGGAGCGACCCGCCTACAACCTCATGATCCACACGTCGCCTTTTGGGGAAGAACGGAATGATTTTTATCACTGGCACATTGAGGTCATGCCGAAACTCACCAAGGTGGCGGGCTTTGAGTGGGGGACCGGTTTCTACATCAATCCCACACCGCCCGAAGAGGCCGCCAAGTTTCTTCGGGAAGCGATGGTGTAA
- a CDS encoding SDR family oxidoreductase gives MDLGISGKRALVAAASHGLGKAAAMELAKEGARLVICSRDQSAIESAAEEIRAATSMEVLPVVADVTQIPDIERLADHAMARFGGVDILVTNAGGPPATTFSTTPPDAWQKAFDLTLMSAINLCRALVPQMRQRQWGRIIFISSITVKQPAGNLLLSNVIRTAISGLSKSLSNEYAADNVLVNSVLPGYTLTERMAELSEAQAKTRGVSTDQVIAEWVQQIPMRRLGKPEELAALIAFLASERASYITGAAIQVDGGFIKGIY, from the coding sequence ATGGACCTCGGAATCTCAGGCAAGCGGGCATTGGTCGCCGCCGCAAGTCATGGGTTAGGCAAGGCCGCAGCCATGGAGTTGGCCAAAGAGGGGGCGCGTCTGGTCATCTGTTCGCGCGATCAATCGGCCATCGAAAGCGCGGCGGAAGAGATTCGTGCCGCAACCAGCATGGAAGTTCTGCCGGTGGTTGCCGACGTCACACAGATTCCTGATATTGAAAGACTGGCCGATCATGCCATGGCCCGCTTCGGCGGGGTGGATATCCTGGTGACTAACGCGGGAGGCCCTCCGGCCACGACTTTTTCCACGACGCCCCCGGATGCCTGGCAAAAGGCATTTGACCTGACCCTGATGAGCGCCATCAATTTGTGTCGAGCCCTCGTCCCTCAGATGCGACAACGACAATGGGGAAGAATCATCTTCATCAGCTCGATCACCGTGAAACAGCCAGCCGGAAACTTGTTATTGTCGAACGTAATTCGCACGGCAATTTCAGGCCTGTCGAAGAGCCTCTCGAATGAGTATGCCGCTGACAACGTCCTGGTCAATTCGGTTCTCCCCGGGTACACGCTCACGGAGCGGATGGCCGAACTCTCCGAAGCACAAGCCAAGACGCGAGGGGTTTCCACGGACCAAGTCATCGCCGAGTGGGTCCAACAGATTCCCATGCGTCGCCTGGGAAAGCCCGAAGAATTAGCAGCTTTGATTGCGTTTCTGGCCTCCGAGCGCGCGAGTTACATTACCGGCGCGGCAATCCAGGTCGATGGCGGATTCATAAAGGGGATCTACTGA
- a CDS encoding 6-carboxytetrahydropterin synthase, with protein sequence MYKVTKELRFCYGHRLLNYQGICMHPHGHNSKVEVELTLPSLDERHMVVDFGEIKRIVQGWIDENIDHKMVLHKDDPLVKVLGELQEPMFLLNTNPTAESLARLIYEFAASKGFPVSEVRLWEGFTSYASYSQSKQEVAEEVVAYSKA encoded by the coding sequence ATGTACAAGGTCACGAAAGAGCTTCGCTTCTGTTACGGTCATCGGCTTTTGAACTATCAGGGCATCTGTATGCATCCGCATGGACACAACTCCAAGGTGGAAGTGGAGTTGACGCTTCCCAGTCTGGACGAACGGCACATGGTGGTTGACTTTGGAGAGATCAAGCGGATCGTTCAAGGCTGGATCGACGAGAACATCGATCACAAGATGGTGCTGCACAAGGACGACCCGCTGGTGAAGGTTCTGGGCGAATTACAGGAGCCCATGTTTCTCCTCAACACGAACCCGACCGCCGAAAGTCTGGCGCGACTGATCTATGAATTCGCCGCCTCCAAGGGGTTTCCGGTAAGTGAAGTACGCCTCTGGGAAGGGTTTACTTCCTACGCCTCATACAGCCAGTCAAAGCAAGAGGTGGCGGAAGAGGTCGTCGCCTATTCAAAGGCGTAA
- a CDS encoding SDR family oxidoreductase, whose protein sequence is MELRGKTALVTGGALRVGRVIALALAERGAHVVVNYNRSAEAATQTVKEIEAHGVRGLAIQCDISHVAQIEGMMQSIVSHFGAIDVLVNSAAIYEKTPLEKVTERDWDSHLDINLKGSFFCAKFAGQQMLKQGRGKIINFADWAGVRPYADYLPYCISKGGVISMTRGLAKSLAPNVQVNCIAPGPILLPPDFTEEETQKVIKATPLKRIGSPKDIASTVMFLVEGSDFITGAMISVDGGRLIA, encoded by the coding sequence ATGGAACTTCGTGGCAAGACAGCCCTGGTCACCGGGGGCGCGCTTCGAGTCGGCCGTGTCATCGCCCTGGCGCTCGCAGAACGCGGCGCACACGTGGTGGTCAATTACAACCGCTCCGCTGAAGCCGCCACCCAGACGGTCAAAGAGATCGAAGCTCACGGTGTCCGGGGTCTGGCCATCCAGTGCGACATATCTCACGTGGCCCAAATCGAGGGCATGATGCAGTCGATTGTGAGTCACTTTGGGGCGATTGACGTTCTAGTCAACAGTGCAGCGATCTATGAGAAGACTCCCCTTGAAAAAGTTACTGAACGTGATTGGGACAGTCACCTGGATATCAATCTGAAAGGCTCGTTTTTTTGCGCCAAGTTTGCAGGACAACAGATGCTGAAGCAAGGCCGCGGCAAAATCATTAATTTTGCGGATTGGGCCGGGGTGCGCCCATATGCGGATTATCTCCCCTACTGCATTTCCAAGGGAGGGGTGATCTCTATGACCCGGGGTCTGGCGAAATCCCTCGCGCCCAATGTCCAGGTGAACTGCATCGCGCCGGGCCCGATTCTGCTTCCCCCCGATTTTACGGAAGAAGAGACGCAAAAGGTGATCAAGGCCACGCCGCTCAAACGGATAGGGTCGCCGAAGGACATTGCTTCGACGGTTATGTTTCTGGTGGAGGGCTCCGATTTCATTACCGGCGCAATGATCAGTGTGGACGGGGGCCGGCTGATAGCGTGA
- a CDS encoding DUF493 domain-containing protein, with product MSEPSVFKNPEVVERCLELPNLISFRFVGSSGHRYYSQLLGAIEGVVQTAQIKRQFQRSSSGGRYVSYRFDIFCTEMNEVEGIYRAVGKLPDTKFVL from the coding sequence ATGAGCGAGCCGTCGGTATTCAAGAATCCGGAGGTGGTGGAGCGATGCCTCGAACTGCCGAATCTCATCTCGTTTCGCTTTGTCGGCAGTTCCGGCCACCGCTATTACTCCCAGCTGCTGGGGGCGATTGAAGGGGTCGTTCAAACAGCCCAGATCAAGCGGCAGTTCCAAAGGAGTTCCAGCGGCGGGCGGTACGTTTCGTATCGCTTCGACATTTTTTGCACAGAGATGAACGAAGTCGAAGGCATCTACCGCGCCGTCGGCAAACTTCCGGATACGAAATTTGTGCTGTGA